A single window of Tiliqua scincoides isolate rTilSci1 chromosome 10, rTilSci1.hap2, whole genome shotgun sequence DNA harbors:
- the LOC136661218 gene encoding interferon-inducible GTPase 5-like, whose product MEPFVRHDFDVVRSASDPVQLPEVIAQLHQNWDLFENSTLDIAITGVSGAGKSSLVNALRGLSDDEEDAAKTAPVQGTLHPESYPHPLWPNVTLWDLPGIGTEDFQAARYLKQVHFDKYDFFIIVSSTRFTENDTKLAREIQKRKKKFYFVRSKIDVDLQNEGRKRDFRVERTLEKIRNDCYQHLEQPRVFLISRWDLDKYDFLLLQMTLEEELNIPEKATLDIAITGVVGSGKSSLVNAMRGLSDDDDNSAKTDVVQRTLCPARYSHPLWPNLTIWDLPGMGTAFQAAKYLRQVRFDKYDLFIIVSSTRFTENDAKLAQEIQKRKKKFYFVRSKIDFDLGNECRKKDFKEEKTLEKIRNDCYQHLQQPRVFLISRWDLGKYDFPLLQMTLEEELDDLKGQGLILVFSKEILEKKKIAMRKVVWMQALLSCSLGTTRVPGLSFPCDVAILVETLKFFCKVFGLDHAAIGRLAKQVGKNEADLRSAIKKTPMASEITPQFVVHLLQKSALCAMLMGLEFVLDFVVGCLTGVGYSFAITLYVLRVFLNDAEEDAKNVLAKVFE is encoded by the coding sequence ATGGAACCGTTTGTAAGACATGATTTTGACGTGGTGAGGTCTGCTTCGGATCCAGTGCAACTGCCAGAAGTGATAGCTCAACTACATCAAAATTGGGATTTATTTGAAAACAGCACCCTGGACATTGCCATCACAGGGGTGTCGGGTGCCGGTAAATCGTCCCTTGTAAATGCCTTGCGAGGTCTGAGCGATGATGAAGAAGATGCAGCCAAGACTGCTCCGGTACAAGGAACATTGCATCCAGAAAGCTATCCACATCCCTTATGGCCAAATGTCACCCTTTGGGACCTACCAGGAATCGGGACAGAAGACTTTCAAGCTGCGAGATATCTAAAGCAGGTACATTTTGACAAGTATGATTTTTTCATCATTGTTTCCTCCACCCGTTTCACTGAGAATGACACCAAATTGGCCCGCGAaattcagaaaaggaagaagaagttTTACTTTGTGCGTTCCAAAATAGATGTTGATCTGCAGAACGAAGGTCGGAAAAGAGATTTCAGGGTGGAGAGAACCCTCGAGAAGATAAGGAATGACTGCTATCAACATTTGGAACAGCCCAGGGTTTTTCTGATCTCCAGATGGGATTTGGACAAGTACGACTTTCTCCTCCTGCAAATGACCTTAGAGGAGGAGTTGAATATCCCTGAAAAAGCCACCCTTGACATTGCCATCACAGGGGTGGTGGGCTCTGGGAAATCGTCCCTTGTCAATGCCATGAGAGGCctgagtgatgatgatgataattcaGCCAAAACTGATGTGGTACAAAGAACATTGTGCCCGGCAAGATATTCGCATCCGTTATGGCCGAACCTCACAATTTGGGACCTACCAGGAATGGGAACAGCATTTCAAGCCGCAAAGTATCTACGACAGGTACGTTTTGACAAGTATGATTTGTTCATCATCGTTTCCTCCACCCGTTTCACTGAGAATGATGCCAAATTGGCCCAAGAaattcagaaaaggaagaagaagttTTATTTTGTGCGTTCCAAAATAGATTTTGATCTGGGAAATGAATGTCGGAAAAAAGATTTCAAGGAGGAGAAAACCCTCGAGAAGATAAGGAATGACTGCTATCAACATTTGCAACAGCCCAGGGTTTTTCTCATCTCCAGGTGGGATTTGGGCAAGTATGactttcccctcctgcaaatgaCCCTAGAAGAAGAGCTGGATGATCTCAAGGGTCAAGGTTTAATTCTGGTTTTCTCCAAAGAAAttctggagaagaaaaaaatagcCATGAGAAAAGTTGTATGGATGCAGGCTCTGCTGTCCTGTTCTCTTGGGACAACACGAGTTCCAGGTCTCTCATTTCCTTGTGATGTTGCCATCTTGGTGGAGACATTGAAGTTTTTCTGCAAGGTGTTTGGCTTGGATCATGCTGCCATCGGTAGACTTGCAAAACAGGTTGGCAAAAATGAAGCCGATTTGAGGTCTGCTATCAAAAAAACCCCCATGGCCAGTGAGATCACCCCACAATTTGTAGTCCACCTGTTGCAGAAGTCAGCGCTCTGTGCAATGCTGATGGGGCTGGAGTTCGttcttgattttgttgtgggCTGTCTAACTGGTGTAGGCTATTCATTTGCCATCACGTTGTACGTGCTGAGGGTTTTTTTGAACGATGCTGAAGAAGATGCAAAGAATGTTCTTGCTAAGGTTTTTGAGTGA
- the LOC136661219 gene encoding interferon-inducible GTPase 5-like translates to MDTPIMEPFVLEDFEELNAALDQTSLPEVITQSRRNLDLFENTTLDIAITGVSGAGKSSLVNAMRGLGDDADDDDENVAKTDVVQGTFHPKRYLHPLLPNVAIWDLPGIGTEDFQAARYLKQVNFDKYDFFIIVSATRFTENDAKLAREIQKRKKKFYFVRSKTDVDLGNESRKRNFREERTLERIRNDCEQHLEQRGQSTPRVFLISRWDLDKYDFPLLQMTLEEELDDLKSQVLIMAIPAFSKEILEKKKKTMKKLIWMQALLSGALGAIPVPGLSFPCDIAILVSTLRVFCKVFGLDHAAISKLAIRVRKNEAVLRSAIKKTPMASEITPPFVVHLLQKSLFCSSLMVLEIALDFVPVLGSITGAGLSFATTLYMLKCFLNDAEEDAKNVLAVVSGQA, encoded by the coding sequence ATGGATACTCCCATCATGGAACCATTTGTACTAGAAGATTTTGAGGAACTGAACGCTGCTTTGGATCAAACCTCACTGCCAGAAGTGATAACTCAAAGCCGTCGGAACTTGgatttatttgaaaacaccacCCTGGACATCGCCATCACAGGGGTGTCAGGTGCTGGCAAATCATCCCTCGTAAATGCCATGAGAGGTCTGGGTGATGAtgccgatgatgatgatgagaatgTAGCCAAGACTGACGTGGTACAAGGAACATTTCATCCAAAAAGATATCTGCATCCTTTATTGCCAAATGTCGCAATTTGGGACCTACCGGGAATCGGGACAGAAGACTTCCAAGCAGCAAGATATCTAAAGCAGGTAAATTTTGACAAGTATGATTTCTTCATCATCGTTTCCGCCACCCGTTTCACTGAGAATGATGCCAAATTGGCCCGTGAAattcagaagaggaagaagaagtttTACTTTGTGCGTTCCAAAACAGACGTCGATCTGGGGAATGAAAGTCGGAAAAGAAATTTCAGGGAAGAGAGAACCCTCGAGAGGataaggaatgactgtgagcaacaTTTGGAACAGAGAGGTCAGTCTACTCCAAGGGTTTTTCTCATCTCCAGGTGGGATTTGGACAAGTATGactttcccctcctgcaaatgaCTTTAGAAGAGGAGCTGGATGATCTCAAGAGTCAAGTTTTAATTATGGCGATACCGGCATTCTCCAAAGAAAttctggagaagaaaaagaaaaccatgaAAAAACTTATATGGATGCAGGCTCTGTTGTCTGGTgctcttggagccattccagttcCAGGTCTCTCTTTTCCCTGTGACATTGCCATCTTGGTGAGCACACTGAGGGTTTTCTGCAAGGTGTTTGGCTTGGATCATGCTGCCATCAGTAAACTCGCAATACGGGTTCGCAAAAATGAAGCTGTTCTGAGGTCTGCTATTAAAAAAACCCCCATGGCCAGTGAGATCACCCCACCATTTGTAGTCCATCTGTTGCAGAAGTCATTGTTCTGTTCATCACTAATGGTTCTGGAAATAGCTCTTGATTTTGTGCCTGTACTGGGCTCCATAACTGGCGCAGGTCTTTCGTTCGCCACCACGCTCTACATGCTGAAGTGTTTTTTGAATGATGCTGAAGAAGATGCCAAGAATGTTCTTGCTGTGGTTTCTGGTCAAGCATGA